Proteins from a genomic interval of Caulobacter rhizosphaerae:
- a CDS encoding FAD/NAD(P)-binding protein, which produces MRARSAPVIAVVGAGFSGVATALNILKRSADAKVILFERRTPVGLGAAYASHNPDHRLNVRAGNMSAWPDDPEHFVRWLNRERLALDPADFATRADYGRYIQQQVVEIAEGAAGAGRLVVTPDAVVGIEPGGDGWRLRCAMGRAVTAHAVVLALGNPPPARPPGVDEAFAASQAYVADPWRWDATQLPAGPVLLIGTGLTMVDVALSLNDAQPGRPMLALSRRGLAPLEHDGAPPLVLPTPPANDLSPLEAFSWLRTAAGDHGWRTAIDAIRPATQALWRSWSAPQKQAFLRHARPFWDIHRHRLAPLVAGRIGALRATGQLVLAAGKIRSLTLEADGFALCRWRGRGQDKGYAFRAARVINCTGPTGDVLNSTDPLILDLVRRGLARPDPLRLGFDVDDDNRLRDLSGQASPTLLAVGPATRGTSWEVTAVPDIRVQVAAVAETVMAALT; this is translated from the coding sequence ATGCGCGCTAGGTCAGCACCTGTCATCGCCGTGGTCGGCGCTGGGTTCAGCGGGGTGGCGACCGCGCTGAACATCCTCAAGCGCTCGGCCGACGCCAAGGTGATCCTGTTCGAGCGGCGCACACCCGTCGGCCTTGGGGCCGCCTACGCCTCACACAATCCGGATCATCGCCTGAACGTGCGGGCCGGCAATATGAGCGCCTGGCCGGACGACCCCGAACACTTCGTCAGATGGCTGAACCGCGAGAGGCTCGCCCTGGACCCGGCGGACTTCGCCACGCGCGCGGACTATGGCCGCTATATCCAGCAGCAGGTCGTCGAGATCGCCGAGGGAGCCGCCGGCGCCGGCCGCCTGGTGGTCACGCCGGACGCGGTGGTCGGGATCGAGCCGGGTGGCGACGGCTGGCGCCTTCGGTGCGCCATGGGACGGGCGGTCACGGCCCATGCCGTTGTCCTGGCCCTGGGCAATCCGCCGCCGGCGCGCCCCCCTGGGGTCGACGAGGCCTTCGCCGCCTCGCAGGCCTATGTCGCCGATCCCTGGCGTTGGGACGCAACCCAGTTGCCGGCGGGTCCGGTGCTGTTGATCGGTACGGGTCTGACCATGGTGGACGTCGCGCTGTCGCTGAACGACGCGCAACCGGGCCGCCCCATGCTGGCGCTGTCGCGGCGTGGCCTGGCGCCGCTGGAGCACGACGGCGCGCCGCCGCTGGTCCTGCCGACGCCGCCGGCCAACGATCTCTCGCCGCTCGAGGCGTTCAGCTGGCTGCGTACGGCCGCCGGCGACCATGGCTGGCGTACCGCGATCGACGCCATCCGACCGGCGACACAGGCCTTGTGGCGCAGCTGGTCCGCGCCGCAGAAACAAGCCTTCCTGCGTCATGCCCGTCCGTTCTGGGACATTCACCGTCACCGCTTGGCCCCGCTGGTCGCCGGCCGGATCGGCGCCCTGCGCGCCACCGGTCAACTGGTCCTGGCGGCCGGCAAGATCCGCAGCCTGACGCTGGAAGCCGACGGCTTCGCCCTGTGCCGCTGGCGCGGGCGTGGTCAGGACAAAGGCTACGCCTTCCGCGCGGCCCGGGTCATCAACTGCACTGGTCCGACCGGAGACGTCCTGAACTCCACCGATCCTCTGATCCTGGACCTGGTTCGGCGCGGCCTGGCGCGACCTGATCCGCTGCGCCTCGGTTTCGATGTCGACGACGACAACCGGCTGCGCGACCTCTCCGGCCAGGCCTCGCCGACCCTCCTGGCCGTTGGTCCCGCGACGCGCGGAACCTCGTGGGAGGTCACCGCCGTGCCGGACATCCGCGTCCAGGTCGCCGCCGTGGCCGAGACGGTGATGGCGGCGTTGACCTAG
- a CDS encoding Stk1 family PASTA domain-containing Ser/Thr kinase has translation MSTTFTWSARLADAAGAPVAGMALEVQLFDLQANAWTTRSTAKTGADGRAKGSGTIEDDTLPLAPAFRLVESAAIMSVSPAIARAARGGSLVVDFGQVQHLAAVERFAQPRTFATAGLRGETLMVGGVAASETPSTVTRDLAERDTLIANQTRVLAERDAEIANLRGLAVKADLATARAQTAEETVQTLSIRLAQSDKDLVQRDAEIANLRDVVAKADVAVARAQTAEEAAQALSTRLAQRDKDLAERDGLLADRARVIDDQETVIAGLRATVAQQEQAIAAATVRPAVGGKAVGMVDLATTVASQLDDAQTTLKPRGFSLGAIQVTAKAVLQDDGGRLELLGKEDLKTVPPGALSDIRMEFLPGETASAEGGPRVPDVSQLTENAARRVLASVGLTLDASVGPLALNPAVAPGQAMVQSPVAGAVSGRGARVLVIFAADVKKET, from the coding sequence ATGAGCACGACCTTCACCTGGTCGGCGCGGCTGGCCGACGCCGCCGGCGCCCCCGTCGCGGGCATGGCCCTGGAGGTCCAGCTGTTCGATCTTCAGGCCAACGCCTGGACGACCAGATCGACCGCCAAGACAGGAGCCGACGGCCGCGCCAAGGGATCGGGGACAATCGAGGACGACACCCTCCCCCTCGCCCCGGCCTTCCGGCTCGTGGAGAGCGCGGCGATAATGTCGGTCAGCCCGGCGATCGCGCGCGCCGCCCGGGGCGGAAGCCTGGTGGTCGACTTCGGGCAGGTCCAGCACCTCGCGGCGGTGGAGCGCTTCGCCCAGCCCCGCACCTTCGCGACCGCCGGCTTGCGCGGCGAGACGCTGATGGTGGGCGGGGTCGCCGCGTCGGAAACGCCGAGCACGGTCACCCGTGATCTGGCTGAACGCGACACCCTGATCGCCAACCAGACCCGGGTCCTTGCGGAGCGCGACGCCGAAATCGCCAACCTGCGGGGCCTCGCCGTCAAGGCCGATCTCGCCACCGCGCGCGCCCAGACCGCGGAAGAAACCGTCCAGACCCTGTCGATCCGCCTTGCCCAGAGCGACAAGGACCTGGTCCAGCGCGACGCCGAAATCGCCAATCTGCGGGACGTCGTCGCCAAGGCCGATGTCGCCGTCGCGCGCGCCCAGACCGCCGAGGAGGCTGCTCAGGCCTTGTCCACCCGCCTTGCCCAGCGCGACAAGGACCTGGCCGAACGCGATGGTTTGCTGGCCGACCGGGCCCGGGTCATCGATGACCAGGAGACCGTCATCGCCGGCCTGCGCGCCACGGTCGCCCAGCAGGAACAGGCGATCGCCGCGGCGACGGTCAGGCCGGCGGTTGGCGGAAAGGCGGTGGGCATGGTCGATCTGGCCACCACCGTGGCCAGCCAACTCGACGACGCCCAAACCACGTTGAAGCCGCGCGGCTTTTCCCTGGGGGCGATCCAGGTGACGGCGAAGGCCGTGCTGCAGGACGACGGCGGCCGCCTAGAACTGCTGGGCAAGGAAGATCTGAAGACCGTGCCGCCGGGCGCGCTCAGCGACATCAGGATGGAGTTCCTTCCGGGGGAAACGGCGTCCGCCGAGGGCGGTCCGCGCGTGCCCGACGTCAGCCAACTGACCGAGAACGCGGCGAGGCGGGTCCTGGCTTCGGTCGGCCTGACTCTGGACGCCAGCGTGGGCCCGCTCGCGCTCAACCCGGCCGTCGCGCCGGGACAGGCGATGGTGCAGTCGCCCGTCGCGGGCGCAGTCAGCGGGCGCGGCGCGAGGGTGCTGGTGATCTTCGCCGCCGATGTAAAAAAGGAAACTTGA
- a CDS encoding LysR substrate-binding domain-containing protein, with product MVTNLPTELLRSFVAIVDSGSMLRATERVFVTQSALSLQMKRLEETVLTPLFHREGRRLVLTPAGQTLLPRAREILALNDRAVVALTGDALAGPARVGLVQDFAETLLSGVLARFAQLNPDTQLQVRVAGSPELLGLLEADRLDVVLCMGAADDPRAARVVPMAWHGDAALAESDVLPVAILESPCRFRDAALAALERDGRPFRVALETPSLSALRAAVQAGLAVTCRTALFLPERAPLASNHLPSLPDVAYVQRINDTPHASIVKLGQLIHAAALDL from the coding sequence ATGGTCACCAACCTGCCGACCGAACTGCTGCGGAGCTTCGTGGCGATCGTCGACTCCGGTTCGATGCTGCGGGCGACCGAGCGGGTGTTCGTCACCCAGTCGGCGCTGAGCCTGCAGATGAAGCGCCTGGAGGAGACGGTGCTGACGCCGCTGTTCCACCGCGAGGGGCGGCGCCTGGTGCTGACGCCGGCGGGTCAGACCCTGCTGCCGAGGGCGAGGGAGATCCTGGCGCTGAACGATCGCGCCGTGGTGGCCCTGACCGGCGACGCCCTGGCTGGACCGGCGCGCGTCGGCCTCGTGCAGGACTTCGCCGAGACCCTGCTGTCGGGGGTGCTGGCGCGGTTCGCCCAGCTCAATCCCGACACCCAGCTGCAGGTGCGGGTGGCGGGCTCGCCGGAGCTTCTGGGCCTGCTGGAGGCCGATCGGCTGGACGTCGTCCTGTGCATGGGCGCGGCGGACGATCCGCGGGCCGCGCGCGTGGTCCCCATGGCGTGGCATGGCGACGCCGCCCTGGCTGAGAGCGACGTCCTGCCGGTCGCCATCCTGGAGTCGCCCTGCCGCTTTCGCGACGCCGCCCTGGCCGCGCTGGAGCGGGACGGGCGGCCGTTCCGGGTGGCTCTCGAAACCCCGAGCCTGTCGGCCCTGCGCGCGGCGGTGCAGGCGGGTCTGGCGGTCACCTGCCGCACAGCCCTGTTCCTGCCCGAGCGCGCGCCGCTGGCCAGCAATCACCTGCCGTCGCTGCCCGACGTGGCCTATGTCCAGCGGATCAACGACACCCCGCACGCATCGATCGTCAAGCTGGGGCAGTTGATCCACGCCGCGGCGTTGGATCTCTAG